A region of Frederiksenia canicola DNA encodes the following proteins:
- a CDS encoding DUF2238 domain-containing protein, with product MQSYSQSSHIVPLFLAILITVIAVWSGLNPTDRAVWYAETLPIFVVFGLLALTYPKFQFSGLAYFLMSLWMILHLIGAKYTFANVPFDWANQYLGFLGEDRNHFDRIAHYIIGFYSFPMAEWLLRKRKCGVGVAFFFSLFFIMAVAAAYEIIEWQYAVIEGGAAGIEFLGSQGDIWDAQKDMLADTLGALTALVIFLIVRPDLRLPSRY from the coding sequence GCGATTTTGATTACAGTGATTGCCGTTTGGTCAGGGCTAAATCCGACTGATCGTGCGGTTTGGTATGCTGAAACATTGCCCATTTTTGTGGTATTTGGCTTGCTAGCACTGACTTATCCAAAATTCCAATTCAGCGGTTTAGCTTATTTTTTGATGTCGCTTTGGATGATTTTGCACTTAATCGGTGCAAAGTACACCTTTGCTAACGTGCCATTTGATTGGGCAAATCAATATCTTGGCTTTTTAGGCGAAGATCGCAACCATTTCGATAGAATTGCACACTATATCATCGGTTTTTACAGCTTCCCAATGGCAGAGTGGCTATTGCGTAAACGCAAATGCGGTGTAGGCGTGGCATTTTTCTTCTCGCTTTTTTTTATTATGGCGGTAGCGGCGGCTTATGAAATTATTGAATGGCAATATGCGGTGATTGAAGGTGGAGCTGCAGGTATTGAATTTTTAGGCTCTCAAGGGGATATTTGGGACGCCCAAAAAGATATGTTAGCGGACACGCTCGGAGCATTGACGGCATTGGTGATCTTTTTGATTGTTCGCCCTGATCTGCGTTTGCCTTCTCGCTACTAA
- the dusC gene encoding tRNA dihydrouridine(16) synthase DusC, which produces MSAKRVILAPMQGVLDPFVRQLLTAVNDYDLCISEFVRVVDQKLPKKAFYRLCPELHQGGLTPSGTPVRVQILGQHPEWLAENASLAVELGSHGVDLNCGCPSKTVNGSNGGASLLKQPDLIYRATQAIRQAVPAGLPVSVKVRLGWDSAAQCFEIADAVQQGGASEITVHGRTKVDGYRAERINWQAIGEIRQQLQIPVIANGEIWDFDSAKKCVEVTACDALMIGRGALNVPNLSRVVKWNAPKMPWSEVMQLLFQYVNMENEQDTGFYHVARIKQWLRYLDKEYPEAIDLFEILKTEHGYEGLKRHIENSVME; this is translated from the coding sequence ATGTCGGCTAAACGGGTGATTCTTGCCCCAATGCAAGGAGTGCTTGACCCTTTTGTTCGTCAGCTTTTAACGGCGGTGAATGATTACGATCTCTGTATTTCCGAATTTGTGCGAGTGGTCGATCAAAAATTGCCGAAAAAGGCGTTTTATCGCCTTTGTCCTGAACTTCATCAAGGTGGACTGACTCCATCTGGCACGCCCGTTCGAGTACAGATTTTAGGGCAACACCCCGAATGGTTGGCGGAAAATGCGTCATTGGCGGTAGAGTTGGGCTCACACGGTGTTGATTTGAACTGCGGCTGCCCGTCTAAAACTGTCAATGGCAGCAACGGTGGTGCCTCTTTGTTGAAACAGCCTGATTTGATTTACCGTGCGACTCAAGCAATCCGGCAAGCCGTACCTGCAGGATTGCCCGTTTCGGTCAAGGTGCGTTTGGGGTGGGACTCCGCGGCTCAATGTTTTGAAATTGCGGATGCGGTGCAGCAAGGTGGGGCAAGCGAAATTACCGTTCACGGACGTACCAAAGTGGACGGCTATCGTGCTGAACGAATTAACTGGCAAGCGATTGGTGAAATTCGCCAGCAGCTACAAATTCCAGTAATCGCTAACGGCGAAATTTGGGATTTTGACTCTGCAAAAAAATGTGTGGAAGTGACCGCTTGCGATGCCTTAATGATCGGTCGTGGGGCCTTGAATGTGCCAAATCTCAGCCGAGTAGTGAAATGGAATGCCCCAAAAATGCCTTGGTCGGAAGTGATGCAGCTGTTATTTCAATATGTAAATATGGAAAACGAGCAAGATACAGGCTTTTATCACGTTGCCCGTATTAAACAATGGCTGCGTTATTTAGACAAAGAATATCCCGAAGCGATTGATTTATTTGAGATTTTAAAAACCGAACACGGCTACGAAGGGCTGAAAAGGCATATTGAAAATTCAGTGATGGAATAA
- a CDS encoding YcjF family protein has protein sequence MKKQIFSEEEHIQAELHQPKQEFVDADVVIESDVREVEAELIIEESLSPPRFWIRLLLAGLVLFGVAIFAQSIQWLIDTFQAKQWIYFAFAIAFFGISLAGVGSIISEWRKLVWLRKHHQNQQVSQQLLLEDSNTSGEIAVKFCKSTLANLRKTPLIEQAEKRWLNELDEAYNSQEVLFLFSQNVLQPIDKQVKKLISQSAAENAVIVAVSPLAIVDVLMIAWRNIALVNKITRAYGMELGYFSRLKLFKMVLKNMVFAGATEIATDVGMDFFSQNLTAKLSMRAAQGIGVGLLTARLGIKAMEFCRPVALTRAERPTLSVVRQELLGVLKDRVFSKTSEKEKELA, from the coding sequence ATGAAAAAACAAATTTTTAGCGAAGAAGAACATATTCAAGCCGAGTTACATCAGCCGAAACAGGAGTTTGTTGATGCTGATGTGGTCATTGAGTCTGATGTGAGAGAAGTGGAAGCGGAATTGATTATTGAAGAAAGTCTATCACCACCACGTTTTTGGATTCGTCTGTTACTGGCAGGGTTAGTGTTGTTTGGTGTGGCGATATTTGCTCAATCTATTCAATGGCTTATAGACACTTTCCAAGCGAAGCAGTGGATCTATTTTGCTTTTGCGATTGCATTTTTTGGTATTAGTTTAGCTGGAGTCGGCTCGATTATTTCCGAATGGCGAAAATTAGTTTGGCTACGTAAACATCATCAAAATCAGCAAGTTAGTCAGCAACTATTGCTTGAAGATAGCAATACAAGCGGTGAGATAGCGGTAAAATTTTGCAAATCAACTTTGGCTAATTTACGTAAAACGCCGTTGATCGAGCAAGCGGAAAAACGTTGGCTAAATGAATTGGACGAGGCTTATAACAGCCAAGAAGTCCTGTTTCTATTTAGCCAAAATGTGCTACAACCAATTGATAAACAAGTCAAAAAGTTAATCAGCCAAAGTGCAGCAGAAAATGCGGTCATCGTAGCAGTCAGCCCGTTGGCGATTGTTGATGTGCTGATGATTGCGTGGCGAAACATTGCGTTGGTGAACAAAATCACCCGAGCCTATGGGATGGAACTCGGTTATTTCAGCCGTTTGAAATTGTTCAAAATGGTGTTGAAGAATATGGTTTTTGCGGGGGCGACGGAAATTGCTACTGATGTGGGGATGGACTTTTTCTCGCAAAATTTGACGGCGAAGCTCTCAATGCGAGCTGCTCAAGGCATTGGTGTGGGCTTGCTGACAGCTCGCCTTGGGATTAAAGCAATGGAATTTTGTCGCCCAGTTGCCTTAACCAGAGCAGAGCGTCCGACACTTTCTGTGGTTAGACAAGAGCTACTTGGTGTATTGAAAGATCGTGTTTTTAGCAAAACGAGCGAAAAAGAGAAAGAATTGGCATAA
- a CDS encoding LemA family protein — protein MKKWIVIIVLAVVAIFGGMTLSSSYNNLVKAEEDINSVWANVESAYQRRADLIPNLVNTVKGQANFEKDTLTQVIEARAKATQTKIDPTNATEEQMAQFQQAQNGLNSALSRLLVSVEKYPELKAHEGFLNLQAQIEGTENRINVERNNFNAAVKEYNKQVRQMPTKLAAMIFGFKAKPQFKAEVGAEKAPVVNFN, from the coding sequence ATGAAAAAGTGGATTGTGATTATTGTACTTGCGGTTGTTGCCATTTTCGGCGGTATGACGTTAAGCAGCAGTTATAACAATTTAGTGAAAGCGGAAGAAGACATCAATTCCGTTTGGGCGAATGTCGAATCGGCGTATCAACGTCGTGCAGATTTAATTCCAAATTTAGTGAATACAGTCAAAGGCCAAGCGAATTTTGAGAAAGACACACTGACTCAAGTGATCGAAGCCCGTGCTAAAGCAACCCAAACTAAAATTGACCCAACTAATGCAACTGAAGAGCAAATGGCCCAGTTCCAACAGGCACAAAATGGCTTAAATTCAGCCCTTTCACGTTTATTGGTGAGCGTTGAAAAATACCCAGAACTTAAAGCTCACGAAGGTTTCCTCAACTTGCAGGCACAAATTGAAGGCACTGAAAATCGTATCAACGTTGAGCGTAATAACTTCAATGCGGCAGTGAAAGAGTACAACAAACAAGTCCGCCAAATGCCAACCAAATTAGCGGCCATGATTTTTGGTTTTAAAGCAAAACCACAATTCAAAGCCGAGGTGGGGGCAGAAAAAGCACCAGTGGTGAATTTTAATTAA
- a CDS encoding TPM domain-containing protein produces the protein MKPFSFLTPKLPVDTQQIEQAISHLEQQTSAELRVVVERKAKKPDAIGRAEQLFAELKMAETAQRNGVLLYLSFKPQLIAVVGDEGIHQKVGDEFWQSVYAAMKNRCQQGEFTLAICEGIAQVEQQLARYFPLQSNDENELDNKVVIK, from the coding sequence ATGAAACCTTTCTCATTTTTAACCCCAAAATTGCCTGTCGATACTCAGCAGATCGAACAGGCCATTTCGCATTTAGAGCAACAAACTTCAGCGGAATTGCGTGTTGTGGTGGAACGGAAAGCGAAAAAGCCAGATGCAATCGGACGAGCCGAGCAGCTTTTTGCTGAGCTAAAAATGGCGGAAACGGCTCAACGCAACGGCGTTTTGCTGTATCTTTCGTTTAAACCGCAGCTCATTGCCGTGGTGGGAGATGAAGGTATTCACCAAAAAGTTGGCGATGAGTTTTGGCAATCAGTCTATGCGGCGATGAAAAACCGCTGCCAGCAGGGCGAATTTACCTTAGCGATCTGCGAAGGGATTGCACAAGTTGAACAGCAACTAGCTCGCTATTTTCCACTTCAGTCAAATGATGAAAATGAACTCGACAACAAGGTGGTGATCAAATGA
- a CDS encoding TPM domain-containing protein, producing MMQKMTHAIFVVITMLFSIASWANYPDVPKPFHYVSDYTKTLSQNEWQTLENALADYGRKTSSQIAVVIVPTTNGEAVSSYSHNLFNKWGIGRSKEDNGVLLLIAKNDRKLFIATGRGLEAALPDAIASSIIRNDITPYFKQNQYAQGIAKGLSSIIAATQGEYAALPVEENRSDFNIEDLMFFLFFAFVILVIFSGKSGGRYISPRQAGRVLGSARRGGFGGGFGGGSRGGFGGGSSGGFGGGSTGGGGAGGSW from the coding sequence ATGATGCAGAAAATGACTCATGCGATCTTTGTGGTGATAACCATGCTATTTAGTATAGCAAGTTGGGCGAATTACCCTGATGTACCAAAGCCGTTTCACTATGTGTCGGACTACACCAAAACGCTAAGCCAAAACGAATGGCAAACGCTCGAAAATGCCTTGGCGGATTATGGTCGTAAAACCAGCTCGCAAATTGCGGTGGTGATTGTGCCGACAACCAATGGCGAAGCCGTTTCTAGTTACAGCCATAATTTGTTCAATAAATGGGGCATTGGGCGTTCAAAAGAGGATAATGGTGTATTACTGTTGATAGCTAAAAATGATCGCAAGCTGTTTATTGCAACGGGTCGTGGCTTAGAAGCCGCATTACCCGATGCGATTGCGTCTTCGATTATTCGCAACGACATCACCCCTTATTTTAAACAAAACCAATATGCACAAGGGATCGCCAAAGGTTTATCTTCCATTATTGCTGCGACACAAGGCGAATATGCAGCACTTCCGGTGGAAGAAAACAGATCGGATTTTAACATTGAAGATTTGATGTTCTTCTTATTCTTCGCTTTTGTGATCTTAGTTATTTTCAGTGGAAAAAGTGGTGGACGCTATATCAGCCCCCGTCAAGCAGGCAGAGTTTTGGGCAGTGCAAGACGAGGAGGTTTTGGTGGTGGATTTGGAGGTGGCTCTCGAGGCGGATTCGGTGGCGGATCAAGCGGTGGATTCGGCGGAGGCAGTACTGGCGGAGGCGGAGCAGGCGGAAGCTGGTGA
- the dxs gene encoding 1-deoxy-D-xylulose-5-phosphate synthase yields the protein MQNTYPLLSQINSPGDLRSLPKEKLRLLCDELRAYLLESVSQTSGHLASGLGVVELTVALHYVYQTPFDQLIWDVGHQAYPHKILTGRRDQMHTIRQKEGLHPFPWREESPYDVLSVGHSSTSISAGLGIAVAAEKENAGRKTVCVIGDGAITAGMAFEAINHAGSIHTDMLVILNDNEMSISENVGALNNHLARLFTGSLYNSLRESGKKLLSGLPPIKEFIRKTEEHAKGFVSPVGTMFETLGFNYIGPIDGHDIDELIATLKNMRNMPGPQFLHIKTKKGKGYTPAENDPIAFHGVPKFDHTCGQLPQSKAVKTYSNIFGDWLCEMAERDPKIIGITPAMREGSGMVEFSKRFPQQYFDVAIAEQHAVTFGAGLAIGGYKPVVAIYSSFLQRAYDQLIHDVAIQNLPVIFAIDRAGIVGADGQTHQGAFDLSFMRCIPNMTIMTPSDENEMRQMLYTAYTMNSPVAVRYPRGNTQGVELESMQALDIGKGKVLRQGKKVAILNFGALLSEAKSVAEKHDYTLVDMRFVKPLDEVLIAELADSHDLLVTLEENAIQGGAGSGVNEYLQKIGKIQPLVMIGIPDFFVPQATQPEAYADLGLDANGIEQKIHSALNVS from the coding sequence ATGCAAAACACCTACCCTTTGTTAAGTCAAATCAACTCACCTGGCGATTTGCGTTCATTACCTAAAGAAAAACTTCGTCTGTTGTGCGATGAGCTGCGAGCTTATTTGCTTGAATCCGTCAGCCAAACCAGTGGTCATTTAGCATCAGGATTAGGTGTGGTTGAACTGACCGTTGCATTGCACTATGTTTATCAAACTCCGTTCGATCAACTGATTTGGGATGTAGGGCATCAGGCCTATCCGCATAAAATTCTCACTGGTCGCCGTGACCAAATGCACACTATTCGTCAAAAAGAGGGTTTACACCCTTTTCCGTGGCGTGAAGAAAGCCCGTACGATGTATTAAGCGTTGGGCACTCCTCTACTTCTATCAGTGCAGGTTTAGGCATTGCTGTGGCCGCTGAAAAAGAAAATGCGGGGCGTAAAACCGTATGTGTAATTGGCGATGGTGCGATTACGGCAGGAATGGCGTTTGAAGCCATTAACCATGCAGGCTCGATTCACACGGATATGTTAGTGATCCTGAACGACAACGAAATGTCGATTTCAGAAAACGTCGGGGCATTAAACAATCATCTTGCCCGCTTATTTACTGGTTCGCTATACAACTCCTTACGTGAGAGTGGCAAAAAGTTATTATCGGGCTTACCGCCAATCAAAGAATTTATCCGCAAAACAGAGGAACACGCTAAAGGCTTTGTTTCGCCTGTTGGGACGATGTTTGAAACCCTTGGCTTTAACTATATCGGTCCAATCGACGGTCACGATATTGATGAACTCATTGCGACACTTAAAAATATGCGAAATATGCCTGGCCCACAATTCTTGCATATCAAAACAAAAAAAGGCAAAGGCTATACCCCTGCTGAAAACGATCCAATTGCTTTCCACGGCGTGCCGAAATTTGACCACACTTGCGGACAGTTACCGCAAAGCAAAGCGGTCAAAACTTACTCAAATATTTTCGGCGATTGGTTATGCGAAATGGCAGAACGCGATCCGAAAATTATCGGTATAACACCCGCGATGCGTGAAGGTTCAGGAATGGTGGAGTTTTCCAAACGCTTCCCGCAACAATACTTTGATGTGGCGATTGCCGAACAACACGCAGTCACTTTTGGAGCTGGCTTAGCGATTGGCGGCTATAAACCCGTGGTAGCCATTTATTCCAGTTTTCTACAACGTGCCTATGATCAACTCATTCACGATGTCGCAATCCAAAATCTACCCGTGATTTTTGCCATCGACCGAGCGGGCATTGTGGGAGCCGATGGGCAAACGCATCAAGGGGCATTTGATTTAAGTTTTATGCGTTGTATCCCGAATATGACGATTATGACTCCAAGCGATGAAAACGAAATGCGGCAAATGCTCTACACTGCCTACACAATGAACTCACCTGTAGCCGTCCGCTACCCACGTGGTAATACCCAAGGGGTTGAGTTGGAATCGATGCAAGCCCTTGACATCGGTAAAGGTAAAGTGCTTCGCCAAGGCAAAAAAGTGGCAATTTTAAACTTCGGAGCTTTACTGAGTGAAGCGAAAAGTGTTGCGGAAAAACACGACTACACCTTAGTCGATATGCGTTTTGTCAAACCGCTTGATGAAGTGCTGATTGCCGAACTTGCTGACAGTCATGATCTGCTTGTTACCCTTGAAGAAAATGCGATTCAAGGTGGTGCAGGTAGTGGTGTGAATGAGTATTTGCAAAAAATTGGCAAAATCCAACCGCTTGTGATGATCGGCATCCCCGATTTCTTCGTACCACAAGCCACTCAGCCTGAAGCCTATGCCGATTTAGGCTTAGATGCAAACGGAATAGAACAAAAAATCCATTCTGCATTAAATGTATCATAA
- the suhB gene encoding inositol-1-monophosphatase has protein sequence MNPMLNIAIRAARKAGNIIAKGYEQAPQEIEVAQKGMNDYVTSIDKAAEAAIIEVIRKSYPDHAIVGEESGVLEGTNNDVQWVIDPLDGTTNFVKRFPHFAVSIGIRVNGRTEVGVVYDPIRNELFTSVRGEGTKLNEFRLRIDNERRDLDGAVLATGFPFKASRHRAAHLNMVEALMNNGVADFRRTGSAALDLCYVAAGRVDGYFEIGLKPWDCAAGDLIAREAGALVTNFVGGTDYLRSGNVVSGNVRVVKEILSSIQPTLTEELKA, from the coding sequence ATGAATCCAATGTTAAATATCGCTATTCGTGCAGCACGAAAAGCGGGCAATATTATTGCTAAAGGCTATGAGCAAGCCCCCCAAGAAATCGAAGTCGCTCAAAAAGGTATGAATGACTACGTTACTTCAATCGACAAAGCCGCTGAAGCTGCGATTATTGAAGTCATTCGTAAATCTTACCCTGATCACGCCATTGTAGGCGAAGAGTCCGGTGTGTTAGAAGGGACGAACAACGATGTGCAATGGGTGATTGATCCACTTGATGGCACCACTAATTTTGTAAAACGTTTCCCGCATTTTGCAGTATCTATCGGTATTCGTGTGAATGGTCGCACTGAAGTGGGCGTGGTTTATGACCCAATCCGCAATGAACTTTTCACCTCCGTCCGTGGTGAAGGTACAAAATTAAACGAATTCCGTTTGCGTATTGATAACGAACGCCGTGATTTGGACGGTGCCGTACTCGCCACCGGTTTCCCATTTAAAGCGTCACGTCATCGTGCTGCTCACTTGAATATGGTTGAAGCCTTGATGAACAACGGTGTCGCCGATTTCCGCCGCACTGGTTCAGCGGCATTAGATCTCTGTTATGTGGCGGCAGGTCGTGTCGATGGTTACTTTGAAATCGGCTTAAAACCGTGGGACTGTGCTGCTGGCGATTTAATTGCTCGTGAAGCGGGCGCATTAGTGACCAACTTCGTTGGTGGAACAGATTATTTGCGTTCAGGCAATGTGGTTTCAGGCAATGTGCGAGTGGTGAAAGAAATTTTAAGCAGCATTCAACCAACATTGACCGAAGAGCTAAAAGCCTAA